One stretch of Ornithinimicrobium ciconiae DNA includes these proteins:
- a CDS encoding class I SAM-dependent methyltransferase — MVEQSAWMDQVTQDPGHSQRYVDRFRRLAAEGADLVGEARLVDAMVPRGAHILDAGCGPGRVGGYLHTVGHTVVGVDVDPVLIRAAEEDHPGPTWITQDLALLDLPTHGIRQPFDAVVSAGNVIAFLAPSTRREVLRRLREHCAPQGRVVIGYGAGRGYPFPEFLADARAGGLHPDLLLSTWDLRPFADDSDFLVAVLRPT; from the coding sequence ATGGTCGAGCAGAGCGCATGGATGGATCAGGTCACCCAGGACCCTGGGCACTCCCAGAGGTATGTCGACCGGTTCCGTCGGCTCGCTGCCGAGGGTGCCGATCTGGTCGGCGAGGCGCGACTGGTGGATGCGATGGTGCCCCGCGGCGCGCACATCCTCGACGCCGGCTGCGGGCCAGGTCGGGTCGGTGGCTATCTGCACACGGTGGGTCACACCGTCGTCGGCGTCGACGTCGACCCGGTCCTGATCCGCGCCGCCGAGGAGGACCATCCCGGACCCACCTGGATCACCCAGGACCTGGCGCTGCTCGATCTGCCGACACACGGCATACGACAGCCCTTTGACGCGGTGGTCAGCGCCGGCAATGTCATCGCCTTCCTGGCGCCGAGCACCCGTCGGGAGGTGCTGCGGCGGCTCCGCGAGCACTGCGCGCCGCAGGGTCGGGTCGTGATCGGCTACGGCGCGGGTCGCGGTTATCCCTTCCCCGAGTTCCTAGCCGATGCCCGAGCCGGTGGCTTGCATCCCGACCTGCTCCTGTCGACGTGGGACCTGCGCCCATTCGCCGACGACTCCGACTTCCTGGTGGCGGTCCTGCGCCCGACCTGA